The following coding sequences lie in one Flavobacterium sp. 20NA77.7 genomic window:
- a CDS encoding glycosyltransferase family 2 protein, which produces MNPTISIVSPVYRADKIVEKLVLELKNTLTKMGVSYEIILVDDRSKDNSWEVMKKIAQENTEVKCIRLSRNFGQHPTIMAGLSQVKGEWIVVMDCDLQDQPKEITKLYEKALEGFEVVQARRTVREDGFFKKMSSKVFSKIYGFFTDTVYDNEIANFGIYHKKAIQSVLQLGDSIKFFPLFINHVGYNATSIAVEHAQREEGNSTYSFSKLISLAFNTIISFSNKPLKLFVKFGMLISALSFGIGVYYLYQAMNNEIAVLGYTSIIVSIWFLSGIIITTIGVTGIYIGKIFDQTKNRPVYIIDEIVCLKN; this is translated from the coding sequence ATGAACCCAACTATATCCATTGTAAGCCCTGTTTATAGAGCAGATAAAATAGTAGAAAAGTTAGTTTTGGAACTAAAAAACACCCTTACAAAAATGGGCGTTTCTTATGAAATTATTTTAGTTGACGACAGAAGCAAGGATAATTCTTGGGAGGTTATGAAAAAAATAGCTCAAGAAAACACGGAAGTAAAGTGCATCCGCTTAAGTAGAAATTTTGGTCAACACCCTACTATTATGGCGGGATTAAGTCAGGTAAAAGGAGAATGGATAGTGGTAATGGATTGTGATTTACAGGACCAACCAAAAGAAATAACTAAGCTGTATGAAAAAGCGCTTGAAGGTTTTGAAGTAGTCCAAGCCAGAAGAACCGTTAGAGAAGATGGCTTTTTTAAAAAAATGTCTTCTAAAGTGTTTTCTAAAATATACGGTTTTTTTACGGATACGGTTTATGATAATGAAATTGCAAATTTTGGTATTTATCATAAAAAAGCCATTCAATCTGTTTTACAGCTGGGTGATAGTATTAAATTTTTCCCGCTTTTTATTAATCATGTTGGCTATAATGCTACATCAATAGCTGTGGAACACGCACAAAGAGAGGAAGGAAATTCAACCTATAGTTTTTCAAAATTAATTAGCTTAGCCTTTAATACTATAATTTCGTTTTCAAACAAACCCTTAAAATTATTTGTCAAATTTGGCATGTTAATTTCTGCACTTTCTTTTGGCATAGGAGTGTATTATTTATACCAAGCCATGAATAACGAAATTGCCGTATTAGGGTATACATCAATTATAGTTTCTATTTGGTTTTTGTCGGGCATTATAATTACAACTATTGGTGTAACAGGAATTTACATTGGAAAAATATTTGATCAAACAAAGAACAGACCTGTATATATTATTGATGAAATTGTATGCTTAAAAAACTAG
- a CDS encoding GNAT family N-acetyltransferase — protein sequence MLKKLEWDSAFFNLNVGELTLGSFSTHIDVSGFDLLYVLSKEAATCNIPSFTKTFSEEKIKFSKELQQLEAPSSAICSIFDCSYTIEDLYELAYESGKQSRFLLDTKFTESKFKELYRLWIDNSLNKQFADDILVYRENNLILGLVTFKLVKDTASVGLIAVNPEAQGKGIGGKLIRALEYFLVEKKGKSLVIPTQMTNTQACNFYTKQGYKIIEQTTITHYWKD from the coding sequence ATGCTTAAAAAACTAGAATGGGATTCAGCTTTTTTTAATTTGAATGTTGGAGAATTAACCCTAGGTTCTTTTTCAACACATATAGATGTGTCTGGTTTTGATTTGTTGTATGTGCTTTCAAAAGAGGCAGCAACATGTAATATACCGAGTTTTACAAAAACTTTTTCAGAGGAAAAAATTAAATTTAGCAAGGAATTACAACAGCTTGAAGCGCCTAGCTCGGCTATTTGTTCTATTTTTGATTGTTCATATACCATCGAAGATCTTTACGAATTAGCCTATGAGAGCGGCAAACAAAGTCGGTTTCTGTTGGACACAAAATTTACCGAATCAAAATTTAAAGAATTGTATCGTCTATGGATTGATAATTCTTTAAACAAACAATTTGCCGACGATATTTTGGTTTACAGAGAAAACAATCTTATTTTAGGCCTAGTGACTTTTAAATTAGTGAAAGACACCGCTAGTGTAGGGTTGATTGCAGTAAATCCAGAGGCTCAAGGAAAAGGAATTGGCGGTAAACTCATACGTGCTTTGGAATATTTTTTAGTTGAAAAAAAAGGCAAATCATTAGTTATCCCCACACAAATGACTAATACTCAAGCTTGTAATTTTTATACTAAACAAGGCTATAAAATTATAGAACAAACCACAATTACTCATTATTGGAAAGATTAA
- a CDS encoding glycosyltransferase family 39 protein, with translation MNTLVTKIAQNKWLILIMILAAVLRVYHVDFQSMWLDELYTIAVTNPDLTWSQFHKEIVTRESFPFLYFIIVKGFYVVFGYSSLVARMVSVLAGILGVYAVYLLGKKIHTKQVGLFASLFVAVSNYHIYISQDARAYSLYFLFVCLSFYTLLIYIKKLTWKHILLYALTTGFLVNFNFFAPINVVSQGLILLCLLFLLPKNKRIAFIQKGAVAVFIIFGAFIVNYQKLKVLLNYKKFWTPAPQDDSLAKIFKNFFGNSEILLALITPFIIYYFLLLFKNKEPKKWTYDEVINNKLFFGFLVLFTWFFVLFSYLVVKSYGPISYLLTRYFVSLLPVIFICVAIAIASIKGTVGKGTAAFVLVFFMLAHLFVVKKQYTTITHAQYREAATFVKTNNTQNVPTYSNQEYWYKFYFRPDQTKIKLKNLSLNKIHLQLKKYPKKMTSFWYIDAYKRFDSVNKPTTEFLNKHFTVKKQYKGYRAWAMYYELKN, from the coding sequence ATGAACACGTTAGTTACTAAAATAGCACAAAACAAATGGCTTATATTAATTATGATACTAGCCGCAGTGCTTCGCGTCTATCATGTAGATTTTCAGTCTATGTGGTTGGACGAATTGTATACGATTGCGGTAACCAATCCCGATTTAACATGGAGTCAATTTCATAAAGAAATTGTTACTAGAGAAAGCTTCCCTTTTTTATATTTTATTATTGTAAAAGGGTTTTATGTTGTATTTGGCTACTCTAGTCTTGTTGCCCGAATGGTTTCTGTACTTGCTGGAATTTTAGGGGTATATGCGGTTTATTTGCTGGGCAAAAAAATTCACACTAAACAAGTAGGTTTGTTTGCCTCTTTATTTGTTGCAGTTAGTAATTATCATATTTATATTTCTCAAGATGCAAGGGCGTATTCTCTTTATTTTTTATTTGTCTGTTTGTCATTTTACACACTGCTTATTTACATCAAAAAACTAACATGGAAACACATTTTATTATACGCTTTAACAACAGGTTTTTTAGTAAATTTTAATTTTTTTGCTCCTATAAATGTCGTTTCACAAGGCTTAATTTTGTTGTGTTTATTGTTTCTTTTACCTAAAAATAAAAGGATTGCGTTTATTCAAAAAGGAGCTGTAGCGGTCTTTATAATTTTCGGAGCGTTTATTGTAAATTACCAAAAATTAAAAGTATTATTAAACTATAAGAAGTTTTGGACACCAGCACCACAAGACGATTCGTTGGCTAAAATTTTCAAGAACTTTTTTGGAAATTCAGAAATACTTCTTGCGTTAATTACTCCTTTTATTATATATTATTTTCTTCTACTTTTTAAGAATAAAGAGCCAAAAAAATGGACGTATGATGAGGTTATAAATAACAAACTATTTTTTGGTTTCTTGGTTTTGTTCACTTGGTTTTTTGTCTTGTTTTCTTATTTAGTAGTAAAATCATACGGACCTATTTCGTATTTATTAACTCGATATTTTGTGAGTTTGCTACCTGTTATTTTTATTTGTGTAGCCATTGCCATTGCATCAATAAAAGGCACTGTAGGAAAAGGAACAGCTGCGTTTGTGCTGGTGTTTTTTATGTTAGCCCATCTTTTTGTTGTTAAAAAACAATATACAACTATTACGCATGCACAATATAGAGAAGCAGCAACTTTTGTTAAAACAAATAATACACAAAACGTACCTACCTATAGTAATCAAGAATATTGGTATAAATTTTATTTTAGACCCGACCAAACTAAAATTAAATTAAAAAATTTATCTTTAAACAAAATTCATTTACAGTTAAAAAAGTATCCAAAAAAGATGACTTCTTTTTGGTACATAGATGCTTATAAACGCTTTGATTCGGTAAACAAACCAACTACCGAATTTTTAAACAAACATTTCACCGTTAAAAAGCAATATAAAGGCTATCGTGCATGGGCAATGTATTATGAATTAAAAAATTAA
- the rffA gene encoding dTDP-4-amino-4,6-dideoxygalactose transaminase, which yields MIPFNKPYLTGKETSYIEDAVKSGKISGNGKYTKLCQAFFEDRYRIKKALLTTSCTDALEMAAILIDLKEGDEVIMPSYTFVSTANAFVLRGAKIIFADSLPNHPNMDASKLEALITPKTKAIVPVHYAGVACDMDEIMQLATKYNLYVIEDAAQAIDNYYVSKTGEKKALGSIGHLAAFSFHETKNIISGEGGLLAINDEKFSNRAEIIWEKGTNRSAFFRGEVDKYGWVDVGSSFLPSEIIAAFLWAQLENLDTIQARRKEIWNTYYNTLQSWASQNNIDLPWLPDYATNNAHMFYLVCKDLNQRTALIEQLKTHNIMAVFHYISLHTSPFYNGKHDGRALANTDHFSDCLVRLPLFYELNEKEVLDKIILD from the coding sequence ATGATACCATTTAATAAACCTTATTTAACAGGAAAAGAAACAAGCTATATAGAAGACGCTGTAAAATCGGGAAAAATTTCGGGGAACGGCAAGTACACAAAGCTATGCCAGGCTTTTTTTGAAGACAGATACCGCATTAAAAAAGCGCTTTTAACAACATCGTGTACCGATGCGTTAGAAATGGCTGCTATTTTAATTGATTTGAAAGAAGGAGACGAAGTAATTATGCCGTCTTATACATTTGTCTCTACCGCAAATGCGTTTGTGTTAAGAGGCGCAAAAATCATCTTTGCAGATAGCTTGCCGAATCATCCAAATATGGATGCTTCTAAACTAGAGGCGTTAATTACCCCAAAAACAAAGGCAATTGTTCCTGTACATTATGCGGGTGTAGCTTGTGATATGGATGAAATTATGCAACTAGCCACTAAATATAATTTATACGTGATTGAAGATGCTGCTCAAGCGATTGATAATTATTATGTTTCTAAAACAGGTGAAAAAAAAGCACTTGGAAGCATAGGTCATTTAGCTGCTTTTTCTTTCCACGAAACAAAAAACATTATTTCAGGAGAAGGAGGTTTATTAGCTATAAATGATGAAAAATTTAGCAATAGAGCCGAAATAATTTGGGAAAAAGGCACAAACCGCTCTGCTTTTTTTAGAGGCGAGGTTGACAAATATGGTTGGGTTGATGTAGGAAGCTCTTTTTTACCTTCAGAAATTATTGCCGCTTTTTTATGGGCGCAATTAGAAAACTTAGACACCATACAGGCCCGAAGAAAAGAAATTTGGAACACCTATTACAACACATTACAAAGTTGGGCTTCACAAAACAATATCGATTTGCCATGGTTACCCGATTATGCAACTAATAATGCACATATGTTTTATTTGGTTTGTAAAGATTTAAACCAACGTACGGCGCTTATTGAGCAATTGAAAACCCATAATATTATGGCCGTTTTTCACTACATAAGTTTACACACGAGCCCTTTTTATAACGGAAAACATGATGGTAGAGCGTTGGCAAATACAGACCACTTCTCAGATTGCTTAGTACGTTTGCCTTTGTTTTATGAATTAAACGAAAAAGAAGTGTTGGATAAAATAATTTTAGATTAA